A single region of the Brassica rapa cultivar Chiifu-401-42 chromosome A03, CAAS_Brap_v3.01, whole genome shotgun sequence genome encodes:
- the LOC103856727 gene encoding shikimate O-hydroxycinnamoyltransferase-like, whose product MCPDSEATVSMVVKIHFLVGPISDILLLCLPPQTSFLFVLLSFPKTELVTKVVKTFRPFFFSLLQILFLDQLRFMSHMKIRVKQASIVKPAEETPIHSLWLSNLDLIQVRFHMGILYFYNPCSSSSLPNTPSLIDALRKVLVLFYPAAGRLQKDKNGRLEVLCNGEGVLLVEAETDSTIQDVGLLTQALDLSELVPTLAYSGDISSLPLLLFQVTYFKCGAICIGTLIHHTFGDAGSLTCFMEAWSRTARGLPVTPTPFFDRTILRARDPPSPVFPHTEYQPPPFYNPPVTSLAYKSNPDSDSGVVSLKLTRLQLRALRAKTEVANHKSISTYELLVAHIWRCACFANEDSREEHLTRLHIILDGRSRLEPKLPQGYIGNALFHARPISLLGDLLREPFSRTVERVHGEIRKMDNEYLRSAIDCLERHPDLDQLVPGEGNPIFSCAANFCIVSLRKDTSAYELDFGWGKPFFKRTSHLNEGKGFVGMSLDEEGSFIVFMCLKKTQLSKFRKLFYEFLNVSAL is encoded by the exons ATGTGTCCGGACTCAGAAGCAACTGTATCTATGGTTGTAAAGATCCACTTCTTAGTGGGACCCATTTCTGACATTTTGTTGTTGTGTCTACCCCCACAAACTTCTTTTCTATTTGTTCTTTTATCTTTTCCCAAAACTGAGTTGGTGACCAAAGTGGTAAAGACTTTCAGGCCTTTCTTCTTTAGTCTCCTCCAGATTCTCTTTCTCGATCAGCTCAGGTTCATGAGTCATATGAAGATCCGGGTGAAGCAAGCTAGCATCGTGAAGCCAGCTGAGGAAACACCTATACACAGTCTATGGCTTTCCAATTTGGATCTGATACAAGTGAGGTTTCACATGGGCATCCTCTACTTTTACAACCCTTGTTCCTCCTCAAGTCTTCCCAACACGCCATCCCTCATTGATGCTCTGAGGAAGGTTCTTGTCCTCTTCTACCCTGCCGCTGGGAGGCTACAAAAGG ATAAGAATGGGAGGTTGGAGGTCCTATGCAATGGAGAAGGAGTATTGCTTGTAGAGGCTGAGACTGATTCTACTATTCAAGACGTTGGCTTACTCACTCAAGCTTTGGATCTCTCTGAACTTGTACCTACTCTTGCCTACTCAGGAGACATCTCCTCTCTGccacttcttctctttcaa gtTACATATTTCAAATGTGGAGCCATCTGTATTGGAACCTTGATACACCATACATTCGGGGACGCTGGCTCTCTTACATGTTTCATGGAAGCATGGTCTAGAACTGCCCGGGGACTTCCCGTTACGCCAACTCCTTTCTTTGACCGCACAATTCTCCGTGCACGAGACCCTCCCTCTCCTGTGTTTCCACACACTGAATACCAACCACCTCCTTTTTACAATCCTCCCGTGACATCCTTGGCTTACAAATCAAATCCTGACTCCGATTCTGGAGTTGTCAGTCTCAAGCTCACACGTCTCCAACTAAGAGCTCTTAGAGCCAAAACCGAGGTTGCTAATCATAAGTCGATCAGCACATATGAACTTCTGGTGGCGCATATATGGCGTTGTGCTTGCTTTGCGAATGAAG ATTCAAGAGAAGAACACTTGACGAGGTTGCATATAATACTTGATGGGAGGTCAAGACTAGAACCTAAACTTCCACAAGGATACATTGGGAACGCTCTCTTTCATGCTCGCCCCATATCCCTGCTGGGTGATCTTCTGAGGGAGCCTTTCAGCAGAACAGTGGAGAGAGTTCATGGAGAGATAAGGAAAATGGACAACGAGTATTTGAGATCAGCTATTGACTGCCTAGAGAGACATCCTGATCTCGATCAGTTGGTTCCTGGTGAAGGTAATCCGATCTTCAGCTGTGCAGCAAACTTCTGCATCGTCAGTCTACGTAAGGATACTTCTGCTTATGAGTTGGATTTCGGATGGGGTAAGCCTTTCTTCAAGAGAACTTCACATTTGAATGAAGGGAAAGGTTTTGTAGGTATGAGTTTAGACGAAGAAGGAAGCTTTATTGTGTTCATGTGCTTAAAGAAGACTCAGCTTAGTAAGTTCCGGAAGCTCTTCTATGAGTTTCTCAATGTATCTGCGTTGTGA
- the LOC103856729 gene encoding shikimate O-hydroxycinnamoyltransferase — protein MKIHVKQATIVKPAEETPVHNLWLSNLDLIQVRFHMGILYFYNSSPSFTLPNTQSLIDALRKVLVLFYPAAGRLQKNKNGRLEVLCNGEGVLLVEAETDSTLQDIGLFNQSLDLSQLMPTLDYSGDISSVPLILLQVTYFKCGAICIGNSIHHTFGDAGSLVCFMEAWSRTARGLPVKVSPFFDRTILRARDPPSPVFPHTEYKPPPFHNPPVESLAYRSNPDSDSGVVSLKLTRLQVKALRAKAEVADSMFSTYELLVAHIWRCACFANEDLGEEHLTRLHIIIDGRSRLQPKLPQGYIGNTLFHARPISLLGEFRREPFSTTVKRVHEEIKKMDNEYLRSAIDSLETHPDLDQLVPGEGNPIFSCAANFCIVGLPKQTVYELDFGWGRPFFKRTSHMNEGKGFVGMSLDEEGSFIVFMCLKKTQLGKFQKLFFEFLNVSAL, from the exons ATGAAGATTCATGTGAAGCAAGCTACGATCGTGAAGCCAGCTGAGGAAACACCTGTACACAATCTATGGCTTTCCAATTTAGACCTGATACAAGTGAGGTTTCACATGGGCATCCTCTACTTTTACAATTCTTCCCCCTCTTTCACTCTCCCCAACACTCAATCCCTCATCGATGCTCTGAGAAAGGTTCTTGTCCTCTTCTATCCTGCCGCTGGGAGGCTACAAAAGA ATAAGAATGGGAGGCTGGAGGTTCTATGCAATGGAGAAGGAGTGTTGCTTGTGGAGGCTGAGACTGATTCTACTCTACAAGACATTGGCTTATTCAATCAAAGTTTGGATCTCTCTCAGCTTATGCCTACTCTTGACTACTCAGGAGACATCTCCTCTGTACCTCTTATTCTCTTACAG GTTACATACTTCAAATGTGGAGCCATCTGTATTGGAAACTCAATACACCATACGTTCGGAGACGCTGGCTCTCTTGTATGTTTCATGGAAGCATGGTCCAGAACAGCTCGGGGACTTCCAGTTAAGGTATCTCCGTTCTTCGACCGCACAATTCTCCGTGCGCGAGACCCTCCTTCCCCTGTGTTTCCACACACTGAATACAAACCGCCTCCGTTCCACAACCCTCCCGTGGAATCCCTGGCTTACAGATCAAATCCTGACTCTGATTCTGGAGTTGTCAGTCTCAAGCTCACACGTCTCCAAGTGAAAGCTCTTAGAGCCAAGGCAGAGGTTGCTGATAGTATGTTTAGTACTTATGAGCTTCTGGTGGCTCATATCTGGCGTTGTGCTTGCTTTGCAAACGAAG ATTTAGGAGAAGAGCACTTGACGAGGCTGCATATAATAATTGATGGGAGGTCAAGACTACAACCGAAGCTTCCACAAGGATACATTGGGAACACTCTCTTCCACGCTCGTCCCATATCCTTGCTTGGTGAGTTTCGCAGAGAGCCTTTCAGCACAACAGTGAAGAGAGTTCATGAAGAGATAAAGAAAATGGACAACGAGTACTTGAGATCAGCTATTGACTCCTTAGAGACACATCCTGATCTTGATCAGCTGGTTCCTGGTGAAGGGAATCCGATCTTCAGCTGTGCAGCAAACTTCTGCATTGTGGGTCTACCCAAGCAGACGGTTTACGAATTGGACTTTGGATGGGGAAGGCCTTTCTTCAAGAGAACTTCACATATGAACGAAGGGAAAGGTTTTGTGGGTATGAGCTTAGACGAAGAAGGAAGCTTTATTGTGTTCATGTGCTTAAAGAAGACTCAGCTTGGTAAGTTTCAGAagctcttctttgagtttctcAATGTATCTGCGTTGTGA
- the LOC103856730 gene encoding probable myosin-binding protein 6 isoform X2 gives MVERTMSLGVGVNKETLRAQQELLQKITHELDAEREASSTAASEALSMILRLQGEKAALEMEASQYKRMSEEKMCHAETSLTLFEDLIYRKEMEMASLEFQVQAYRCKLLSLGCADVQAKEKKGVESSSLSPRQDLSACWEEIRRIDDHVREVSESRDVAKGSKWSLLRCESISHALVSQVSNTVFESAKSDVSSIMEMIKNPERFSASDEVPRTKESLTIISEERNVGGKMVSSDYKRKVSKPPKDTSIEAEHMSLLKEIREQISEMQSEMRSLRSELHKTRLVSHREEDRAINSIQEVMIHFWL, from the exons ATGGTGGAGAGAACGATGAGTCTAGGTGTGGGAGTCAACAAAGAAACCTTGCGGGCGCAGCAGGAGCTTCTTCAGAAGATCACTCATGAGCTGGACGCTGAACGGGAAGCCTCTTCAACAGCAGCTTCAGAGGCCTTGTCGATGATACTACGCCTCCAGGGAGAGAAAGCAGCGTTGGAGATGGAGGCTAGTCAGTACAAGAGAATGTCCGAGGAGAAGATGTGCCACGCTGAGACTTCTCTGACGCTCTTCGAAGATCTGATTTACCGCAAGGAAATGGAGATGGCGtctcttgagtttcaggttcaggCTTACAGATGCAAACTACTCAGCCTCGGCTGCGCTGATGTACAGGCCAAGGAGAAGAAAGGTGTTGAGAGTAGTTCTTTATCTCCTCGTCAAGACTTGAGCGCGTGTTGGGAAGAGATCAGGAGAATAGACGATCATGTTAGAGAGGTTTCGGAGTCGAGAGACGTTGCCAAGGGATCTAAATGGTCGTTGCTTAGGTGTGAGTCTATTTCACATGCATTGGTTTCACAGGTGAGTAATACTGTCTTCGAGTCAGCCAAGAGTGATGTCAGTTCGATTATGGAGATGATCAAGAACCCTGAAAGGTTCTCTGCTTCAGACGAGGTTCCGAGGACCAAAGAGAGCCTTACAATCATCTCGGAAGAAAGAAAT GTTGGAGGCAAGATGGTTAGTAGTGATTACAAGAGAAAAGTCAGTAAGCCGCCAAAAGATACGAGCATTGAGGCTGAGCATATGAGTTTGCTAAAGGAGATTAGAGAGCAGATTAGTGAAATGCAGTCAGAGATGAGAAGTTTAAGATCTGAACTGCATAAAACTCGACTTGTGTCCCATCGCGAGGAGGATCGAGCCATTAACTCAATCCAAGAG GTCATGATTCACTTCTGGCTTTAG
- the LOC103856730 gene encoding probable myosin-binding protein 6 isoform X1 yields MVERTMSLGVGVNKETLRAQQELLQKITHELDAEREASSTAASEALSMILRLQGEKAALEMEASQYKRMSEEKMCHAETSLTLFEDLIYRKEMEMASLEFQVQAYRCKLLSLGCADVQAKEKKGVESSSLSPRQDLSACWEEIRRIDDHVREVSESRDVAKGSKWSLLRCESISHALVSQVSNTVFESAKSDVSSIMEMIKNPERFSASDEVPRTKESLTIISEERNVGGKMVSSDYKRKVSKPPKDTSIEAEHMSLLKEIREQISEMQSEMRSLRSELHKTRLVSHREEDRAINSIQEVIITVLST; encoded by the exons ATGGTGGAGAGAACGATGAGTCTAGGTGTGGGAGTCAACAAAGAAACCTTGCGGGCGCAGCAGGAGCTTCTTCAGAAGATCACTCATGAGCTGGACGCTGAACGGGAAGCCTCTTCAACAGCAGCTTCAGAGGCCTTGTCGATGATACTACGCCTCCAGGGAGAGAAAGCAGCGTTGGAGATGGAGGCTAGTCAGTACAAGAGAATGTCCGAGGAGAAGATGTGCCACGCTGAGACTTCTCTGACGCTCTTCGAAGATCTGATTTACCGCAAGGAAATGGAGATGGCGtctcttgagtttcaggttcaggCTTACAGATGCAAACTACTCAGCCTCGGCTGCGCTGATGTACAGGCCAAGGAGAAGAAAGGTGTTGAGAGTAGTTCTTTATCTCCTCGTCAAGACTTGAGCGCGTGTTGGGAAGAGATCAGGAGAATAGACGATCATGTTAGAGAGGTTTCGGAGTCGAGAGACGTTGCCAAGGGATCTAAATGGTCGTTGCTTAGGTGTGAGTCTATTTCACATGCATTGGTTTCACAGGTGAGTAATACTGTCTTCGAGTCAGCCAAGAGTGATGTCAGTTCGATTATGGAGATGATCAAGAACCCTGAAAGGTTCTCTGCTTCAGACGAGGTTCCGAGGACCAAAGAGAGCCTTACAATCATCTCGGAAGAAAGAAAT GTTGGAGGCAAGATGGTTAGTAGTGATTACAAGAGAAAAGTCAGTAAGCCGCCAAAAGATACGAGCATTGAGGCTGAGCATATGAGTTTGCTAAAGGAGATTAGAGAGCAGATTAGTGAAATGCAGTCAGAGATGAGAAGTTTAAGATCTGAACTGCATAAAACTCGACTTGTGTCCCATCGCGAGGAGGATCGAGCCATTAACTCAATCCAAGAGGTAATAATCACTGTTCTTTCTACTTGA